Part of the Vigna angularis cultivar LongXiaoDou No.4 chromosome 1, ASM1680809v1, whole genome shotgun sequence genome, attaaaatgtagTGAAGTTTTTGTTGGAGGTTATGCAAGTCAGTCAATCCTTGAAATAGATGTCAGAACGAAATAACAAGCTAACATACTGTCCTATACTTTTTCTAATGAAATAGCCAGTTAGCCACGCATAActactaattaattaaatcaagaCTAAATCTTTAAAGAGAAACTTGATTTACTTCTTTATTTGTCACAAATCTAAATaaccaattttataaattactaaatataattttttttattgaatattgttattaaaatgtaatgtatatttttatttatcagcattaaaatataatttcccCTTTAATTTTGAAACGTAGATAAACctcttatataaataaaaaaatagagtaCACTGTGTATTatcaacaaaagaaagaaacctaCATAAGCCTCCTTCTATTTTGTAAATACGCCATATttatatctaaatatttttttataaaattggaaaaaaaattcttcatatAGATTGTTAAAATATcctatatttattaaacattacaagaaaaacatatatttaaaaactatagCACAATTAAATCCCtgtgttataaaaaaataataaaaattatgaatttccgaataaaaatgttttagaatTTTTCAAACCATGATATTGTATTGATGTTATTCATCTTTGAAAACAATGATTAAAAGTCGAAGACCCTAAACGCATAAAATGTGACTATTCCTCTCCCTACatgaatattcaaaatataatcttatataattaattcaacataaaagtaaagataacaaatgaaatataattttatattcaaaataaaaatatttgaactatggtaaaaaaaattaatttttaagaattaaaaagtgaaaattattGATTTAGTTAGTACTAATCCACTcgattatatttttgttaatttttttgttacaatattctatatgtatatatatatatatatatatatatatatatatatatatatatatatatatatatatatatatatatatatataacttataattgATAGTTTTGctattaaaatttttgttgtcttctatcattttaatgttatcttaaaatttcaataatttagaTAATAATGAATTGAAATCTGTTTTATTTGAAACGTATTTCATCGTAATGTGTATAAAATAGAAGGGGGTTTGTACAATGCTTAAGAAGGGATTTTACGTAATGAGTAAGAATTTGTAACAATGGCATTTCtataatcattatttaaaaacgTTGAGTTTAGGTACATCATACATACCATTgtataaaaatgaagaagaatttcgtgattttttttttctaagaaagGATTTTTgtataagaaatgaaaaatagaaagttGGATTAGTTGAAGTTGTTTACTTATGAATTGGACTAAATAAGATTGATAAGGAGGTGTAAAAATTTTAGGCACAGTTTCCAAGATTGAATATTTATTGTGTTCATGCAAAAGTTTGAGGATTAACAAGTAAGCAGTCGAAAAAGGAAGGAATGGTGTTAGAAGTTAGGCATTGGTGAGTATTCAGAAAGAGAAAAGCATTGAAAAATCGTATAGTTTTATGTTACATACTAATATTCCTATAAAACCCAAGGCAAGAGGAAATTGTGGATCACAGTCACATTTGGCTAACATCGAAAGGTTTACATGTGATTTCTTCGTCAAAAGTCAATTCGGTTGGTTGAATCGATTTTAGGTTTTCCATTTTACGACCGTTAAGGCTGGATTGGTCAAATGATTACGTTACTATTATTATGATTTCACATCGCAATCCGTTTGAGGTTTGAGGAGTGGCTACGCAAGTTCTTTCCCTTGaatggaaaaaggaaaaatcagTGTCTATACGAATAATGGAAAACGAAAGTGTGTGTGAATGTGAATGGAGTTTGGCAATAAATTGTTGATGGTTGACACTTGTGAAACCAAAGCATGAATCTAGCTAGAAAAATATGAGGAAAAGGGCAATGTAACAGAGACACCAAAACAGGGACGGCAAAGTTTATGTGTTTGCTTGTCCAAGTTGCTTAATTTCAATAGGAAACAGACATGTTTCTATTTGGGCCAATGCCAATCAAAGAGGTTTACGAGTTTCTACTATGGGGACTGCACTACTTTTGTTCAGTTTTCTAACCGAATGTTCTCAACAAAAAACAAACCATTGGGAGTTGGTGAGTGGTGATTTGTTTGGTGTCTTGTCTTGCACATATCGTGGTGAACACATAAAAAGGTAGTGGGAAACTATAACCTACTTTTCCAAACTAAGTAATGTGTTGTAGTGATTGAATGTGTTGAACAAGGTTTTTTCTTATTTCGGTCATGTGATGGACTTTGGGGGGCACTCTTTTTAAGTTATTGGAGCAAGTTTAGTGTTCAACGCAAACTTCATCTTCACCAACCTTCCATGTCTgccattttcttctttctatgcTCTTACCATTATGATTGCTAGGGCTCACCAACTAACACTCCTTTTGCATGCCATCCCTTAGGACTTCACTCTCTTCATGCCTCAGAATTGCTTATGAAGTTCTAGTTTTGCCCTTCCACTATAGCCTTCCCTATCCTTTTAAGTTACCAATAATGCAGATTTAGGCTATTACTAAATCCCATGCTAGGCCCAAACCTTTACCTCATTCACACGGTTATTTTAGCAAATTATTCCAACTTCATTTCATATTATTGCATTTCAAATTTCAATCATTCATataaacttttgattttaatattcaCGGGCTTCATGTCACCAGTTCCCTTATATGAACGATTCTCTTGTATCTACACGAATACGTATATTAAGAATGTACGTATGGATATATGAATAGTTAtgggtattttttaaaataataaaattttataaaaaaaattatttatattaaaaataaaaaatatatatttgtaataaaagtatattaaattgGATTACTTCATGTATAGTAAAATGTATTTAACCAGATAGATACACTAGAAAGGAAAAAAGTCAATTAAAAGAGTGACATCTCCAGAGCATTAAGAATAATATCCATTATGCTCCATTACATGTCTGCAACTTTTTAAGAACGTATACTAAAAATTGCAAAGAGAAGCCAATGTTTGTTGGGTTTAAGTAACGAAGAATTTGATACCCTTTAGACCTTAAGTTGAAGTGTTGTAAATGATAAGAGTTTTCTCTCCTTAATTAGATTCGCCCATCTCGTTTAGTAATTGGTAATAGGAGATCCAGATCGTGCCACGTGGCAATGCAAAGATCATTTTGCTTCTAAGACTATTCCAGAGAccatgaataaataaataaattaaatgaggAACTCACGCACCTCGTATATACTCTTGTCGACTTAAAGAGAGCAAAACGTCAGAATACGCATGCAACCGAGTAAGAATTATCAGAAAATTCCTCGATAATCAAACTAGTAAATGACAATCACTGGGAGGGTTAATTCTTCCTCATTTGAACCACTCTAGTCTTGTATTACTGAGATAATGTAAGAAATTTTTCTCTGGTTGATTAGGTCCATTGACTCTAGCAGAAAATGTTAAAAGGAAAAAGGACCCTTGTTCAGCTGAACTTTTTGACTAAATCATAATGATGATATTTCTACCCTATATTTTAGGCAAAACTGATTCTCACACGAGATTTCCGATGAAAAGAATGATCAAAACTTCCACATTCTTCACAAAAGCATCTTGCCGGAAGAACAAAAATTGTAAATGATTTCTGTAACTCTATTTCTGCTTCTGTACATTCCTTTCCTGTACCTGATGTGGTTTCTGCCAAAAGCAAACCTGTTTAGGAAAAAAGGCAAACCTATCAGTAAACAATGTCCTAGGTGGTGATATCTTGATAATACAACTTACAAGGACACAGGATGCACTTTCGAATAAAGCCTAGATGTGAAGTTGGTATACACTCTtgtgaagagaaaaaaaaataaaggaagcggaaggaaaacaaacaaaataaagcgAAATGGGTATAAAGAATCAGTACAAGAAACACTATTTGATTCAGAAGAGGAAAATAGTGAAAATTAactttttgaaattgttttatttatgactaataattttatttattattatcaatattattttttcagttgtttattattatagtaataataataataataataataaaataaaaaatattacatccAAATCTACATGTCAAAACGTGTATTCAAGCAGCATAACTAAGTATACGTGCATCGCAAACAATTATGCTCTTGCGTAGCAAATTTCTATATGTTTCTTCACAGTGATCCCTAATCTAAACGTCAAAACGTGTATTCAAGCAGCATAACCAATTATACGTGCATCACAAACAATTATGCCACTGAGAGTAGCAAATTTCTGCATGTTTCTTCACAGTGCCACGTGGACCGTCCgtttttctctttcctcttttcttcACACTTCTCTCCAACCAACCCAAGCACCTTTCCTCATTTCTACTCTCTTCCTTCCTCCCTCCCTCATTCCGCCTTACCAAAACCAAGTCTTAATTCAAAGACCGGCCAGTATATATTGAAGGGACGATAACAACATAGTAGATTACTACTAAAAGCTGGCATCTTGGTAGCCAATAAGTTGTCATGAGCAGTGACGATAACATGAGCATATCAACTAGTTGACATAACATGAGCAGTGACGATATAAAAACTGGTAGGGTTCTCTTTATATGACCTTCAGTAAACTTGTAAATCCAGAGGAATGTAAAGACAAAACTTGCTCACCTTCAGTATCATCTCCTCTGGTGCAGCACAATCAACTTCTGTCGGAAGAAGCAATAACttattaatcaattttgcaAAGCAGGGAAAAGGTTCTGTAGACCATAGTACAAGGCATGTCTTACATCTATTGTCAATTCAAATACAAAGGGCGCCCACGTCAGGTGTTACCAAATCGTATTCACTAGGCGCTTCTACTTTTGCAGAAATCCCCTTTTCTCCTCGCTTCCTTTCATTTTTCCCTCTTCGTGCGTCAGCTGCTTGGTTACTGACACAACAGAAATATTGGTCACACGCATTGAAATTTTCTCACTTGATTACATTCTTGTAGCAAACTAAATCAAGTCAGCTAACTTAAATCCAAGGAACATCAAGTGAGCTCCCAGAGAAAATTTCCAAACACTGAAGACACGTACACAAGAAACTTAGCAGATTGTGTTCCCAAGGCAGATCCACAACAagctttatatttctttttggaACCACACGGGCAGACCTTGTTTCTAGGAATCTGGTGGTTAACACCACAAAGAAGAGGCAGTTAGAATAACAAAAACGTGTCAAAGGAGATCATAATATTTAAACAGCTAATTTAGTTTGGATCAACCCCTCCAGGGGATTAAGCAcctataaactaaaattagcaGAAAATAGAGAACCTTATCATTTGGTTGCAATTTGATATTGGTCTTCCTGGAACTATTGTTTGATTCATCATTAGTGCTGTCCTCTACCTTGTCCTCTTTGTGTTGCTTATGGTTCTCATTTTCATCATGACCTATACGTGCTTGGAATTTGAGACTAGGTTGGTTACGACGGAACCAAAGTTTCATTTTTCTCTACTAATCATAATGGTTTATACTAAATGCTAATGAATAAATGAAACCTCtatgcaagaaaaaaaattaccaatAAAGCATGAAAAGTTAGTTTGCCATCTAAAGTATGGAAAGTGCAAAATGCATTTATTATACAAGAAAACATTACCATAAGTATTAGCCCGACTAGGTAGGGAATCTGAGTTCGCAGAGCACTCTTCAGTTCCTTGCTCTGCTATTAGAAATTCTATCGCAGCATCAATGTCTCCATTTACCTGCCCTAGAATCTAGGACAAGGAAGACAGACTTTTAATACATGTAGCGTaactaaaatttagaaaaaacaGCAACTTGCAAGAGATCTAGCCGAACTTAAATATTAGTAATGTAGCACAAGCAAACAGCAAAATGATATGCACTCATTTCACCTGTTCCACTTTTTCAGCATTTTCACATCCAGTTCCAGCCATAACCAACTTTATGGACCCCGGTTGAAAAGTTTCCTTACCAGCTCGCCCACGGGTTTTGTTGTTCATAACTTTTGTTTCATGTGAAGGTACTGAAAGATCAGCATCAGCCTTTCacaaactaaaattaatcagGCATATGCTCCAATACTTGATACTAGTCCAAAATTCAAGAAGCAGAAATAATAACAACCTTGATTACAATCGGCCTTGCCGGCCCATCACAAGGATCATCCTTCAACCGCACACTGTTATAATGCTCCCCATCATGATAAGACCTGAAAAAAACACAGTACACTCAAAAACCATCCGAATTCAAATGCAAGGTCGAGGAAAATTATGTTTTCATTGTTTCCGTATGCATATACCTTGAGTTTAATTAGAGGCATTATGCATAAACAGATTACAGCACACAGAACAATATTACAAGACAGTGTCCTTTCTAAATTGATAGAATGATGTGATTAAGATTAGAAACTATTAATTACTAAATACTCCAACTACGTACTGATAAGATATGCGTTAGAATAATTTCATCTATATATCATCATTAAGCCTAAGCAGGGTGTAGTCTGCTAGATCATTTATTAGTCACACCTAGTTCTGCACCTAAGTGTCTAGTGCAATCCCTTAATATTTCATATACTCTtgtattttcaatataaatagaAGTCAGTGAGACGAATCTCTTAAGTCctctagaaatatatttttctattttaatctcaagttggtattaGAGCAGGTTGATCCCGCTGTGGTTTTGTCTCGTCTCATCTGCCAACACCTGTCATTGTTGTCCGCAACTGTCCGGCGTCATTTGCCGCTGTCTGCCATTGTTCGATGCTGTTTTGCTACTGTCTACCTCTATCTGCAGCTGTCCACTGCAGTTTGTAACCGTCCAGCACCATCAACCACTGTTCTATGCCATTTCGTCGCCGCCACCGTCAGCCATCGTAGTTTCATCCAACGACCACCGGATATGTTCATCTCTCTCCCGCAACCAACCCTGCCAGTGCCAAAGTCCAATTCTCCTCCACGCACCACCACGCGCATCATCTTTGTGTGCTGTGAACAGGCACGTGTTGTTCACGCGCCACCTTCTGCTTGTCGAAACGTCACCATGCCACTTCCATagcttgtgtagacattttcaaaccaaggatcttggaagcctcaaatacttcttaggcattgaagtagctcaatcaaaagatggagttgtaatttCCCAAAAGAAGTATATTCTTGATAttttacaagaaacaggcatgattgattgtagactgGTAGACAGTCCTATGGACCCAAATCATAAATTAACAACAGAAGAATGTGAGTTATTTTCCAATCCGAagagatataggaggctagttggaaaacttATTTATCTGATTATTACAAGACCATatctatcttttgcagttggagtggttagtcagttcatgcaggctccatgtgttggccattggaatgctatcattcaCATTCTAAGGTACGTCAAAAAGGCTctcgggcaaggattgttatatgaagataaaggaagcctTCAGGTCTCTGGGTACtatgatgcagattgggcaggttcgcctattgatagacgatctactactggatattgtgttttccttggaggaaacattatttcatggaaaagtaagaaacaaaatgtagtggctCGATCAATGACTAAAGCTGAATATAGGGCAATAGtgtcactaacatgtgaacttatatgggtaaAGCAGTTCCTTCAAAAGCTTAGCTTCTATAACATCCAGACTATAAAGATGTATTGCGATAaccaagctgctctccacattgcatcaaatccagtctTTTACGAGATAACTAAAcgtatagaaattgattgtcattttgttcgtgaaaagttgttgacaaAAGAatgtactgagtttgttggatcaaatgaaCAACTTGCATATGtgttgaccaagtcattaaggggacctcagattgagtttatttgttccatgGTACATACAATCTATATGCTCCAACTTGAGGAGTGTTAGAATACTTTTTCATCTATGTATCATCATTAAGCCTAAGCAGGGTGTAGTCTGCTAGATCATTTATTAGTCGTACCTAGTTCTGCATCTAGGTGTCTAGTGCAGTCCCTTAATAtttcatgtactcttgtattttcaatataaatagaAGGCAGTGAAAGGGATCTCTTAGCCccatagaaatatatttttctattttaatctcAAGTATATGcaaaatctaataaataataGGATCCAAATCCTAATCAATATCATTGAAAGGATTTTTCATTCACACACAACGATTGGATTTTTACTCcgtaattttatcaattttccTTCAAAGCAATCTAAGAAAATCGCATTGGTTACAACCAGCTTCATCAATCACGTTCAATTGTCATTTTCCATACCTCATGTCTAAATAATGAGCTCAGCCTACACTACAAATCTAATATTCTATTCATGTACATGTGTATGTGATTCTAAATGGTGGTTTTACTAATTGAATGCCAGATTAGAAAGAAATGTCTCCTAATTACAAAAATGAAGACTTAGAGTCTGTCAGcaagttaaatatataaataatattttgctAGTTTAGTCATAGATTTAGCATATCAAAATCATCACTATAATTTTCAGACAAAAGAGACAAAGGAGTACAATATAACCATAGACTCCATAGTACTTACAAATGGACCATGCGAACTCCATGATCGTCAAAATTTCTTATGTACCACCGAGGAGACATGTGCTGCAAAATCCCACCAATATGAATGGAAATTTCTATTAACTTTAGCATGTAACAAAATACAAAGTCTATCAAAGACATCATAAAAGCAATTAAATATATCTGGGAAAAATATGCATTTACTATTTTCAGTCTTCACATTAACGAATAAAGCTTACGCACAttcagaaacaaaataaaattgcatGGGACAGAGATGATAGAATGTGAAAATACCTCGATCTTCATTTGTATAAAGTTTAGATAATGAATAATCTAACTAATCAACAATATTCCATACAAAATTATGCGACATTAGAATATAAGATGTGAAGAAGTTGATTATCTTCAAGGATGCTGCTCACCCTGTGAATGCATATATTACTACGTGTTACAAGAGAAGCTGCCTGCAATTCCATATGTCCAGCCCATGTACCCTCATTTTCCATGGATTGGCAATACTCATCAAATGGTACTTCATCTTCAATAAAGGGCTCAAACATCTCTCGATTATCCTGTTAATCACAGCTTCAAGACCAGGCTATGTGAAGGAGTTTTCCTAAAAATTAAAGAGGGAAACTAACATAGGAAAGTTCACAAACATAAAATATCACTGAGAAAAGAATAGACAAATCACAGGCAACCGATGATCCTTATGATTGATTATGGATATTATTTATGGTTTttcaactttcctttcatttatTAGGTTAACTGTGAATACTTAGGTGATTAACCAGATAAAGGTTCCAACCAAACAATTTTCTTCATGCCACATCTTACATCAACAACACACAGATTAACCCAGTATTTCAAGCcctacctttttttttctatttgtctAATGAAGGGGTAAAGGGAGCACAGGGGTATAGCATATTAATGACAtagatattattttcttttttcaatgaatttcaaaaaccacatgaatcaaaattattacataaacaatatataagcATAAAATATGAGAAGTAATTAAgttgaagatttgaaaaagaagaggaagaaaagaacaaaattgtTTCCAGAACATTGTACCAATATGTGTTTTACAACCGTGCTGCGGTACTTTTTATGTTCTTCCTCATTGCCTTCCAACTGATCAGCAAGGGATCTGCATAAGAAAGAAGAATgcagattttaaattaatatacaatgtTTTTCGCAGGATTGACTCATCATACTGAAAACACCAAACGCCAGTGAAATTTACCTAGCCAAAAATCCAAAAACAGGAGGTGGATGGAGAGAGATAGAGATCTAATTTAGTACGTGATAATGCCAAAATTATAGGGACTATAACTTACTGTCAGTTtcataataagaataaaagattGGTACTGTGTGCAAGTGAAAGTACCTAGTATAGTAGTATGTACTATTAACATGGATGCTAATGTAGTCAGTGCAACTGGATGCTAAGCATTCAAACTGACCTGAAGAAACAATTACCATCTGCAGTCACTTCAACAATGCGTAATCCCAGAGCATCCAACTGAGTACGAAATTGAGAAGTGTCAGCCCGTTTTCCCAGCTTCTTAACCTGTTTCCAATACATGGCCGGTCACCAGTGGCTAAAGTATCCAAACAACATCTATTCCTAGAAACACTACAAAATACAAACTCAATTGGATTTTCACTCAATAGATTAACATATAAGAGCTTTTTACAACAGCCTTATCCCACTGAGTAATAGCTAAGGGTATACATtcaaaacagttaaattaacAGTAAGTACAACAAGAGAGTTATTGCATTTTCTGTTGTTTCCTTCAAAAGTCTTTATAGCACCTTTTGAAGGATCTTCACAAAGACAAAATCAGAATAAAGCAGTTAAAATATTGGGATTGAATGCAAAATGCTTAAAACTCTCTTCTACGTGTGTATTGTAAATGCAGAAGACGGATTTGAAGAGGACCACATGTGTTTATTTCCACGGATTCACGCTGATTTGCAAGGAAGTTTGAGTCCCACACTCAAATCCATCCATCAAATAGAAGATGAAATGCGAAATGGGCTGATAGAAGGACAAAGTCCGTGTGGCAATGAATGATTTCCCCAAATGCCCCTCACATGCAATTACCTGTCACAGTGCACCAGGAGccaacataatcgattatgtataGCCCATGATTGATTATGTTGGTATCAAAGACCTCTATTTCCAAGTACATTCGTCACATAATTGATTGTGGTGACATTTTTTGCCATGTTTTGTTAAATTACGTGGAGAAAAACCAACTGTGAGTAAGGCATTAAAGATTAAGCACCCACTATGGACAAAAATTAGCCAACCACTCATTTGAGTGAGGAAaccacaatttttatttttgttctaatatataatttgtatttgaAAATGTAGCTTTCAACTAATTTATACATTATCACATCAGTTATATCAACTTACTACTCATTTGTCACCTATTTCCACCTTTTTCACTAAATcctaacaaccttattttcctCACTATTTATCGACCTTTTTCATGCTCCCTCTTTCGATCCAATAAAAGTTAAGTGGTCTATTCACTCAACAGacttttaatatacatataacGGATGATTATAGAGATAAACAAATCAGGGTACAATCAGAACAGCTAGTACTGCCTCTacaaagaaaaagtaaagaCACCAAAGTTGGCTTTTAATAATCTAGACagcaaatacataaaataactTTTCCAACAACTGGAAAACCAAGTTGGCatagaggaaaagaaaaggctCCTTCaatctgaaagaaaaaaaaaaagataagaaaaaaaaacatcacaAAAAACCCTAGGCTTAACCTCAAACTTAGACAGACATCCTTGACAGTACATCACTGGCCACATCAACAGCCATAATATAGATGTCACCACCTTTGTCTCTACCCTCGAATGTAATTTAGTGCCACAGCAACCTCATAAATTAGTTATGCTGAAAATTGAAATAGATGATTCCCGTTTAGCAATCTAATCTCTAAAATGTTCCTTACACGTAATTTTTAAGATATAGCCACTAGTAACAGTGCAGATTCCAGTAGTACATCACAGATGCCCCCTCTGAAAGATGCAATGCAACCCACACTAACATCACTAAaatgcataaataaataaaattatgaaattgttaaatgaatatagggTTTATATTGATCATTGCCTACAGTAAAACAATTAAAGCACGATAGAGAGATACGTTAGGAAATAACAAATTGGGATCACAAATGCAACACTAATATCCATGAATTGTAGCAAGAGATCGATTACCGAAAGAGAACATAAAGTAAGTAACAAGGAAGAGATAACGGAATTTGAAACCTACTTGCGGTTGTTGTTGCTTCTTCTGGGATAGCTTCTTCTGTAGCTTCGGCTTAACCATGTCCTCGTCcgaaattgaaaaaataaaacagattTCTTAAGGTGTCTGTCTGAGTCCGTCCCAGAACGCTGCAAGATACAAAAAGTGAAGAACTAAACTAAAGCCTATTCAAATTATCAATCATTATTTATAAGCTtttacttcctgcaccccaAAATTTCTTTACCCACCTCCacatacaaaataaattgtggaaagAGTTTTCTAGAATAAGTTTTTTCtcacattttctcttcttcctcttcagtGTTCTTCTTCCCCTCTTCTTCAAGTAGTGGCGGGGTGGTATGATGCAGTCCTTATCATTGTGGAGCTGAACTTAAGAATTGTGGGGGTGCAGAAAGCAGCGTACTTGACTTATTCCAGAATCTGGCTCTTATGAAGCAGCTTTGAATTAGATTATTAGATTTGTAAAACaaagtttaataattatgtATCAATAATTGACaatgtaaatatattattcattaatagCATAATATACCATTAAAATTTTACAAGGG contains:
- the LOC108323032 gene encoding OVARIAN TUMOR DOMAIN-containing deubiquitinating enzyme 7 isoform X3 produces the protein MWPVMYCQGCLSKFEVKKLGKRADTSQFRTQLDALGLRIVEVTADGNCFFRSLADQLEGNEEEHKKYRSTVVKHILDNREMFEPFIEDEVPFDEYCQSMENEGTWAGHMELQAASLVTRSNICIHRHMSPRWYIRNFDDHGVRMVHLSYHDGEHYNSVRLKDDPCDGPARPIVIKADADLSVPSHETKVMNNKTRGRAGKETFQPGSIKLVMAGTGCENAEKVEQILGQVNGDIDAAIEFLIAEQGTEECSANSDSLPSRANTYARIGHDENENHKQHKEDKVEDSTNDESNNSSRKTNIKLQPNDKIPRNKVCPCGSKKKYKACCGSALGTQSAKFLVNQAADARRGKNERKRGEKGISAKVEAPSEYDLVTPDVGALCI
- the LOC108323032 gene encoding OVARIAN TUMOR DOMAIN-containing deubiquitinating enzyme 7 isoform X2, which gives rise to MVKPKLQKKLSQKKQQQPQVKKLGKRADTSQFRTQLDALGLRIVEVTADGNCFFRSLADQLEGNEEEHKKYRSTVVKHILDNREMFEPFIEDEVPFDEYCQSMENEGTWAGHMELQAASLVTRSNICIHRHMSPRWYIRNFDDHGVRMVHLSYHDGEHYNSVRLKDDPCDGPARPIVIKADADLSVPSHETKVMNNKTRGRAGKETFQPGSIKLVMAGTGCENAEKVEQILGQVNGDIDAAIEFLIAEQGTEECSANSDSLPSRANTYGHDENENHKQHKEDKVEDSTNDESNNSSRKTNIKLQPNDKIPRNKVCPCGSKKKYKACCGSALGTQSAKFLVNQAADARRGKNERKRGEKGISAKVEAPSEYDLVTPDVGALCI
- the LOC108323032 gene encoding OVARIAN TUMOR DOMAIN-containing deubiquitinating enzyme 7 isoform X4, yielding MYWKQVKKLGKRADTSQFRTQLDALGLRIVEVTADGNCFFRSLADQLEGNEEEHKKYRSTVVKHILDNREMFEPFIEDEVPFDEYCQSMENEGTWAGHMELQAASLVTRSNICIHRHMSPRWYIRNFDDHGVRMVHLSYHDGEHYNSVRLKDDPCDGPARPIVIKADADLSVPSHETKVMNNKTRGRAGKETFQPGSIKLVMAGTGCENAEKVEQILGQVNGDIDAAIEFLIAEQGTEECSANSDSLPSRANTYARIGHDENENHKQHKEDKVEDSTNDESNNSSRKTNIKLQPNDKIPRNKVCPCGSKKKYKACCGSALGTQSAKFLVNQAADARRGKNERKRGEKGISAKVEAPSEYDLVTPDVGALCI
- the LOC108323032 gene encoding OVARIAN TUMOR DOMAIN-containing deubiquitinating enzyme 7 isoform X7, which translates into the protein MVKPKLQKKLSQKKQQQPQVKKLGKRADTSQFRTQLDALGLRIVEVTADGNCFFRSLADQLEGNEEEHKKYRSTVVKHILDNREMFEPFIEDEVPFDEYCQSMENEGTWAGHMELQAASLVTRSNICIHRHMSPRWYIRNFDDHGVRMVHLSYHDGEHYNSVRLKDDPCDGPARPIVIKADADLSVPSHETKVMNNKTRGRAGKETFQPGSIKLVMAGTGCENAEKVEQILGQVNGDIDAAIEFLIAEQGTEECSANSDSLPSRANTYVTKQLTHEEGKMKGSEEKRGFLQK
- the LOC108323032 gene encoding OVARIAN TUMOR DOMAIN-containing deubiquitinating enzyme 7 isoform X6: MVKPKLQKKLSQKKQQQPQVKKLGKRADTSQFRTQLDALGLRIVEVTADGNCFFRSLADQLEGNEEEHKKYRSTVVKHILDNREMFEPFIEDEVPFDEYCQSMENEGTWAGHMELQAASLVTRSNICIHRHMSPRWYIRNFDDHGVRMVHLSYHDGEHYNSVRLKDDPCDGPARPIVIKADADLSVPSHETKVMNNKTRGRAGKETFQPGSIKLVMAGTGCENAEKVEQILGQVNGDIDAAIEFLIAEQGTEECSANSDSLPSRANTYGLLLAETTSGTGKECTEAEIELQKSFTIFVLPARCFCEECGSFDHSFHRKSRVRISFA
- the LOC108323032 gene encoding OVARIAN TUMOR DOMAIN-containing deubiquitinating enzyme 7 isoform X1 produces the protein MVKPKLQKKLSQKKQQQPQVKKLGKRADTSQFRTQLDALGLRIVEVTADGNCFFRSLADQLEGNEEEHKKYRSTVVKHILDNREMFEPFIEDEVPFDEYCQSMENEGTWAGHMELQAASLVTRSNICIHRHMSPRWYIRNFDDHGVRMVHLSYHDGEHYNSVRLKDDPCDGPARPIVIKADADLSVPSHETKVMNNKTRGRAGKETFQPGSIKLVMAGTGCENAEKVEQILGQVNGDIDAAIEFLIAEQGTEECSANSDSLPSRANTYARIGHDENENHKQHKEDKVEDSTNDESNNSSRKTNIKLQPNDKIPRNKVCPCGSKKKYKACCGSALGTQSAKFLVNQAADARRGKNERKRGEKGISAKVEAPSEYDLVTPDVGALCI
- the LOC108323032 gene encoding OVARIAN TUMOR DOMAIN-containing deubiquitinating enzyme 7 isoform X5, translating into MVKPKLQKKLSQKKQQQPQVKKLGKRADTSQFRTQLDALGLRIVEVTADGNCFFRSLADQLEGNEEEHKKYRSTVVKHILHMSPRWYIRNFDDHGVRMVHLSYHDGEHYNSVRLKDDPCDGPARPIVIKADADLSVPSHETKVMNNKTRGRAGKETFQPGSIKLVMAGTGCENAEKVEQILGQVNGDIDAAIEFLIAEQGTEECSANSDSLPSRANTYARIGHDENENHKQHKEDKVEDSTNDESNNSSRKTNIKLQPNDKIPRNKVCPCGSKKKYKACCGSALGTQSAKFLVNQAADARRGKNERKRGEKGISAKVEAPSEYDLVTPDVGALCI